The following nucleotide sequence is from Flavimarina sp. Hel_I_48.
TAGCTAGTACGGCTAAAAGCGCCAGGGTATAAAAAATTGCAAGTTGCTTAAATTTTGGCCTGGAGGTCAATTTTCTTTTATGGCGGCTATACCCTACGGTCACAAAAACAACGGCCAGGATCATACCAATGGGATGTTCTACCACATACAAGCGTATGGCGGGATCTTTCATCGCAGCGGCCATACCTTCTGAAGCTATAGCTTTAGCACCCAGCGGAGACACAAAATAAAGCACGATACCTATCAATAATTGAATATGGGTAACAATAAGCGTAAAAAGCGCCAGACGCATATCACGGGCACCGTATTGCTTATCGCCAAAAAAACTTACCACGCTATTTACGGTGGTGACTATTAGCATGATTAAAACAAGATACGCCCAGTACGAGTGCACAAATTGTACATATGGATACATAGAATACATTTTTAATGAAATTCAAAGATACTTTTTTTAAAAGCAAAAAACCCTTCCGTTTAGAGAAGGGTTTTGAGTAAAAAATTTATTTTGTGTTGATTATTTAGAAGTTAAAACGGAAACTAGCATTCCATGTTCTTCCAAATCCGAAATATACACGGTTGCTGGTAGAGATACCATCATACGTAGGGTCACCTGCATCAGCAAAAACATTAGTATCAGATTCTGAAATATATGTTTTATCAAGAATATTATTCATGTTAAAACGAAAGCTCATGTTCTTATCTAAGAAAGGTAGATTGAAAGATAGCCCAGCATCCAGAAGACCAAAAGAAGGCAATTTAAGTGCACCTTGCTCTGTAACATCAGTAGCGTCATAAGCTGCGTACAAGTTATCAGCAAAACGATAATTTGCATCTACTGATAAGGTTTTATAGATTCTATAATCTGCACCTATAGCAGCAGTAAGTTGAGCTGCGTCGCCTACCTTAACACCATTTAAGGGCAATATCTCAGTAACCTGGTTTCCATTAGCATCTAGTAATGGCTGGCTACTATTATCTAAGAAAAATGCGGTAACATCATTCTTATATTCCCAATCCCCTACAGAAAGCATTCCATTTATACCTAAACGATCTGTAGGTCTTGCAGTAAAATCTAGCTCTACGCCGTAATGTACCTGAGTAATATCGCGTACGTTCGCACTACCTGTAATACCTTCTTCATTAGCGGTATTTGTTGTTTCGTAACGATTTGCCCAGCTTGTACGGTAGGCATTTAGATTTGCCCTGAATCCATTTGTACGAAATCCATAACCTATTTCAGTCCCTATAACTTCTTCATTTTCTAAATCAACATTTAAAATGTTTTGGTTATTAGGATAAACAGCATCAAACAATGGCTGCTTAGAATAATATCCTCCATTGGCAAATACATTGTGCTTTTCATCTATATTCCAATTTATACCACCTTTAATGTTACCCCCAAGTCTGTTTTCAACATCTGTTTCCTGAATTGGGTTACTATCAAGATAAAGAAATTCGTCAATGCGTTGAAAACCTTGATTTGATAAAGATCCCTGAACAAAAAGAGTTACATCGTTAAGATCATATTCTGCCTGAGTAAAGAAACCATACCAGCCAACTTTGCCTTCACTGTAATAATCTATCTTTTCTTCATCATCTATACTCTTGAAAACATTTAAACTGTTACTTATGGTAGGAGCATACGTTTTAGTTAAAAAACGGTATGGGTCATTTACATTATCATTATCCACATATACATCTGCACCCATAAGATCTACCAGTCTTCTATAGTGAAAACCTGTATATTGCCTTAAATCGATACCAAAGTCAAGGGTAAGTCTCTCACCAATCATAGTCTCAAAATTGGATATTAATCCAAACCAGTTATGTGAGTTTACTGATGAACGCTGAGATATACCATTTTGAGCACCGTAAATATGGTCGCCATCTTCCACGTTATCATTGGGAGATGGGTAACTGTTACCATTTACAAAAGCTCCCTGATAAGCACCGTCGCCACCATTATAACCTTCTCGATTTAAGCCGAGGCCCTGACCAGAGTTAAAGGCGAAAATACCATCAATAGGTACAAGACCGTTATTTACTTTTTCCAATTGAAATGATTGTCCACCATCAATTCGACCTATAGAGCCTATGGAACCCCCTCTACCTAATGAAGCGTACGCTGAAGTATTAAGTTTTGACTTGTCAGAAATTTTCCAGTCCCAGGACAAAGAAGCAATAGGTTTGTGATAGAAGTTCCCACCAAAAGTGAATTCTTTTCCATTTCTTAATCCATAATCACTATTGTATTTTATTCTTGGATCTACGCCATTGCCATACCGAATATAATCTGCAATAGAAGGCGCAAAGCTTCGCTGGTTATGCTGTTGTGGAGCACCGGTTACCATAAAGTTGAAATCGTGGGTAGCATTTGGTCTAAAACCTACGCCTATATAATAATTGTAGCCTTCAAAAGATGTCCCATCCACATAACCTGTACCTGCAGTCCTACTAAAAAGGAATGAACCTGACCAGCCGCTTTCGCTAAGTCCCGTATTATAAGAAGCAACTGTTTTTAAATAGTCGTTATTTCCTACGGAAGAACTGGCAAAACCACCTTCTTCACGATCTGCAGAACGTGTAACTACATTTATGGTACCACCAACAGAAGAAACAGTAAGTTTTGATGAACCAAGACCACGTTGTACCTGTATGGCTGAAGCAACATCTGATAAACCTGCCCAGTTACTCCAGTAAACCGAACCATTCTCCATATCATTAACGGGGATACCGTTGATCATTACAGCTGAATTTCGAGTGTCAAAACCTCGTATATTGATTCTCGCGTCACCAAAACCACCACCTTGCTTAGTTGCATAAATAGAAGGTGTATTGTTAAGGATCTCCGGAAATTCCTGAGCTCCTAATTTTTCCTGTATTTCAGCAGCGCGTATGGTTGAAACTGCAACGGGGGTTTTTCTATCCTTGGCGATATCAACAACACCAGTTACAACAACCTCATCAAGTGCATCGGCATCAGCTGAAAGTGTAGTCGTCCCTAAATCTACTGTTTGATTTGAAGTAACTTGAAATTCAATCTCCTGACTTTTGAAACCTACATAAGAAACTCTTATTGTTCCATTAGATTGAGCAACGTTAAGTGTGTATTCACCATCAAAGTTTGTCGTAGTACCATTTGTTGTACCGTTAACAATCACATTCACACCCGGAAGTGGCATGCGCTGATCATCAACTACGGTACCGGTAATCTTACCCTGCGCAATGGCCATAAAGCTCATCAAGAGACAAGCAAGAACCATTAAACTAGTAATTTTTTTCATAGGTATTTATTTAGTAATTAGTTTAACGCAAAATTGGGATTATCTATCAGTATTAATATTAAGAGAATGTTAAGAAAGAGAAAATTATCACCTATTTGTATAAATTATAAACAGCCTATAATCTATTGACTATAGGCTGTTTATAATTTATACAACGTTTTTCTTAAAGTTTTTTACCCTTTAAAATAGTTAATAAGTGCAGTTGTTGAACTATCATGTTTCGCAATATCATCCCCATTAATATCTTTTAAAACATTCTTGGC
It contains:
- a CDS encoding TonB-dependent receptor, with protein sequence MKKITSLMVLACLLMSFMAIAQGKITGTVVDDQRMPLPGVNVIVNGTTNGTTTNFDGEYTLNVAQSNGTIRVSYVGFKSQEIEFQVTSNQTVDLGTTTLSADADALDEVVVTGVVDIAKDRKTPVAVSTIRAAEIQEKLGAQEFPEILNNTPSIYATKQGGGFGDARINIRGFDTRNSAVMINGIPVNDMENGSVYWSNWAGLSDVASAIQVQRGLGSSKLTVSSVGGTINVVTRSADREEGGFASSSVGNNDYLKTVASYNTGLSESGWSGSFLFSRTAGTGYVDGTSFEGYNYYIGVGFRPNATHDFNFMVTGAPQQHNQRSFAPSIADYIRYGNGVDPRIKYNSDYGLRNGKEFTFGGNFYHKPIASLSWDWKISDKSKLNTSAYASLGRGGSIGSIGRIDGGQSFQLEKVNNGLVPIDGIFAFNSGQGLGLNREGYNGGDGAYQGAFVNGNSYPSPNDNVEDGDHIYGAQNGISQRSSVNSHNWFGLISNFETMIGERLTLDFGIDLRQYTGFHYRRLVDLMGADVYVDNDNVNDPYRFLTKTYAPTISNSLNVFKSIDDEEKIDYYSEGKVGWYGFFTQAEYDLNDVTLFVQGSLSNQGFQRIDEFLYLDSNPIQETDVENRLGGNIKGGINWNIDEKHNVFANGGYYSKQPLFDAVYPNNQNILNVDLENEEVIGTEIGYGFRTNGFRANLNAYRTSWANRYETTNTANEEGITGSANVRDITQVHYGVELDFTARPTDRLGINGMLSVGDWEYKNDVTAFFLDNSSQPLLDANGNQVTEILPLNGVKVGDAAQLTAAIGADYRIYKTLSVDANYRFADNLYAAYDATDVTEQGALKLPSFGLLDAGLSFNLPFLDKNMSFRFNMNNILDKTYISESDTNVFADAGDPTYDGISTSNRVYFGFGRTWNASFRFNF